GATACTGTAATATTCGTGTCTTTGTTTGAAAACTGCACAATCGTTTTTAAAAAGATGTCTCCAGACGTCTGCCGTCAATCTAAACGGCTTCTGTGCTTCACTGGTATTACTGTATGTTATAGTATACTGAAACACGGTACCATCAGctccattttaaaataaaaactcccCGTGTCAGGATTGACCCATTTCTTGGTTGccctagtcttgaagtcaagacggtaattgttgaGCGCGGTGTGGTTACAGCGCGATGTAGCTGCGGGGACGGTACATTCATCCTCGATACCagtatgtatgtgtgtgtgagtcagtagCTGCCACATactacctacgaccgttgcatgtgtataatcgcactgtgactgttgcatgaacggcagacaGTTAgacagcgcctaacgacttgtcatcaagtctatgGTTGACCAGGAGTTTATGTCAATATAATCTAGAAATGGGTAAAACTTACGTAGAGTCTGAGTTGCACAGTTACATTGTATACCTGTGTTCTGCGTCAACCTGAGCCAGAAAAGGCATAAAGGGTCTTTTTTTTGCCGCTGGATTGGGGTAAATTCTAGTCTAGGAGATTTAAGAGCTTACAATTTTAGTCACCAGCATTATTCAGTCGTTAATCGTGAGGCTTTATTTAAACAGCAGTATAAACTTTTTACACACATTTGACTTCGCCACTGGTTTTCTGGTCTATCCAATCACAATAGTTGGATATCTTTGTGTAGACTCCAGGATGAGTGTCTTGTGCGCAACCGATGCCCCAGCTAATAATACCTTCAAGCAACACACCATCCTGGTGGGAGTCTGGGGCAAAGTTACTGACGATTGGACCACCAGTGTCACCCTGTTCAAAGATATAAAGCCAAAATTTATGAACAGTAGCTGATTTTACTGCCTGGCTGGCGTTTTCTTCTGTTAAATAATATTGTCTTAATGCGTTTATGACAAACGCATTGAAGTAAAAGAAACTGAATTACGTTCACACAAAATATAACTCGGGCGAGAAAAGAGGTATTGAGCAAAGTAAAACAATGGTTTTAAATAACAATTTGACCGAGAGCTCTGCCAATTAAGCTATCCAGCCCAATGTTAGCGGTAACCTTGTTAGTCAACTTGGGTTCAACATCTTATATGGTAAACATTGTTGTAGTTCGTGGCCAGTTTATTAGCATAATAATACATGCTGCATCAATTTGACTCGACTGGTACGCTGAACAGTAATAACCTACCCGGCATGAGTCTTTACCCCCTCCTTGGACACCTGCGCAGAACATGTTATCATTGACAGAGCTACCGTAGGCTTTTTTGCAATCCTCTGGACTGTTTGCAAATACAACCACCTCATATAGCTCTTCTGGACGCTCCCAATAGACAGCTACAATATACATAGAAAAAGTAAACagaaatatttggttttatcaattttaaagTTATTCAAAGCTGCGTGCTTATCTGGTGCACATTTCTAGTGCTATTAGCCGCGCATCAGACACCATGTATTTGTTCATATAAATGCGAAACGGATTAGTATGGTAGGTTTGTTGCGGTATTGCGTCCGAAAAGGGGTCATTGTGGCATAATTCCCCAACGATTTTATTGATAGATTCTGCAGAGGCAAATAAACTTACGGTGAAGGCTTCCCCATCCGGTAGAAAGCAGTTTCAGACCCGTCTTTGGCTCACTTGAAGCGATGTTGATGGCCTGAACGTCACTGCTCATAGAGGCGGGTGTGTCCAGATGAATCAAGGCGATGTCACTTTCCATGGTACTTTTATCAAAATTGTCGTGTACAATCCAAGTACCTTGGATGAACTGAAGCTTTGGACTATCGTGTTGCAGAATGTTATGATACCCGAGGCCAACGTAGTCTTTGGTACCATGTCCAAGGCTagaacaaacaatttttaatttttttttaacaacatcaacaaccGGTTTTGACACTtgaaggtagtggacactattggtaattactcaaaatgtttattagcataaaactttacttgataaacgagtaatggggagaggttggtagtataaaacattgtgagaaacggctccctctgaagtggagtagttttcgagaaaaaaagtaattttccacgaatttgatttcgagtcctcagatttagagattgaggtctcgaaatcaagcatctaaacgcacataacttcgtgtgacaaggataatttttctttcagttttatctcgcaacttcaacgaccgattgagctcaatttttcacaggtttgttatgttatgcatatgttgagatacaacaagtgagaagactggtctttgacaattaccaatagtgtccacaacTGCACACATGCAGAACTATTTGGTGGTACCTTGCACGAAGTGTTTATGCGTCGCCTGAAATACGTACACGTTTACACTTGCAACGCCCCTTGTCACAATGTCATATTAATTGGTGATTTACAAATTTTCCCAGGAACTTTGGATTGAAAGCAATGAAATTTACAGTTCTTATTGGCTGGGCCGTGAGCCCCATTGAGGGAGCCCTACGGCTACCCATTGTGTTGTTTACAGGAAACAAAAgatggtttttgtttcttttaaattccTCTTTCGCGGTACTGATGCaactctcacacttgggcgaatatgAATAGATTTGAGGTTCCGATTGATATCACCTAATAGTTGCGGTTGGATAGTTAAAATGTTCTCGGTCGTCCATCAACCCCCTTCTAACCAATATACTACGCAcaatacgcacgctttaccaacagtaccaatggcataccaatgcttacgaaaaccGATtgcgaattaccgtcttcacaacattcgctgaaatttaggAGGCGTTTCGTTTTGCTGCTGCTCTCATAGAGTGGCAAAAAATGTTCTTGCGAAgatgaaaatttgaatttcgcgttgaattcgtccaaaatggcgTTTGGAAAGTGAATAATCTCGGTTCTCACCCCTCGATCGTTCTCGGTCAACCCTCTTCTTACCAATACCTAATGAATTGTTCACGAATGATTACCAACGTCTGCCAACGCTTACGCAAATTGTACCAACATAACCAATGCTTACGGAAATCGACGGCGAATGACCGTCTCCGCAACATTAGTTGGCATTTAGAAAGCGGTTTCTATGTTGACCGATCCTCGTATAAGgaggcgaatgttgcgaagtttgagcgaacGACAAATACTTTCTGTTGttagcacattcgctagcataatCTCCACAGTGTGAGAGTACCATTAAGACGAGGAAAGGGCGTTGGTTATAGGCACTTGAATGCAAGACGAGATACGAAGTAACGCCGGGCAACTTGGGACTTTTGAGAAACCTGTTTTTCTTAGAGGGTTGGGGTAACCAATACTTCTGTAAATACGGGTGAAACAAAGGACAGAACTGGAAAAAATACTGATTTTCGGTCTTGCTGCCTCCTTGCATAAAGAGAATAAAATGACTACCAAGTTTGAATTTTTGACGTATGGATTTGTTTCAAGAGGTGATATTTTACGCAGTTAAAGTAATTTTAGTCGGTGAGTACTTACGAGCATTGGGCAGAGGTGACAACCCAGCTTGGGTGAACCAAAGTACCCCCACATAAGTTATCTTTATTGGGGAACATTACGGCAGCCGTGTAGGGTCGGCTGTGCGGGACAGACTCATGTCCACCAATGATGAGTGAACACAAACAGCTTGGGATCAGCACAGCtaacaaagaaaagaagaaagaaaaaacattaaaaaaaaatatatatttgtgtacaaaatcacTTTGTTTAAAAGGAACTCATTTCTGAAAGTTAGAAAAAGCTGCATTGCTTAATACCAGTTAagttttgtcattattttgggaACATGTACATTTCAAAGTTAGACCCTCCCTAGATGTCAATATCATTGAAACACACTGTCTGCTTTTATGGCAGTCAAGCTCACGTATATTGCTAGGCCCAAAAAGGAAATAAACTCACCGAGCGCAAGAAGAAGTCCCTCCATGGTTACTCTTGCAAGGTGGTCGATCATTCAGTTCGACTGAAAGTGAATAGACTGCTAACCTTCAGCTCACTTATATAGACAAGATGTATCACGTACGATTGTGATGATTTCAATTTCATCTCACACAATTAACCTCCTTATCGTCCTTTTTAAACGTTATCCAACATGTGACACTTTCACAGCCAAAGTTCTGAATGTTTGCTGAATTTGTCTTCTTAATCTTTTTTTCTAAGAGTAACACAAAGTGCAGCATGCACTGTTGTTGAACTCGATCCCTGGGTACACATGTTCAGGGTGTCATTTGTGGTTGAGGTTCGTTTCGTTCTCGGTTGTTTCTACATCTCCCTGGGTTCGGGATATTTGGCCCTTTGTGTCTCCCAACGCCCTCAAATACAGTAATATAATCATCCAGGGTGAAACAGAAGGGGAATTCCAGGAGACGAACGAAAACATTACCAGCACCGTATCTTGTTTCCAACAACGGTAAAAATTGTTATCACCTGGGAACATGGACAACAAACGCATCTGTCATCGTTTCGTTGTTCACATGTTGTAATGGATGCAATGCACAACTGTTACTGAAAGAAGGGGGTGTTTTATATGTGTGTCTCTTTGTATAAAATATAGGCAAATAAGAAATGTTTCTCTTAAGAAAAATCccaacccttaaaacaacactTCAACGCAAAGAAGCAAAGACAGAAACAagcaaacaatgaaataaaccCACACTTAAACAAACGGAATAGTGttagtactttttaaaaacctcATAAATaagatataacaaaaaaaagggcATCGTGGATAACaatggacacttaataaagcgccggtatccgtcgcaagcggcgctcatggcgctactctacaaaggaacaacaagcaatgaaagtagcaaacaacacaataagaaaataaacttaacaaaaagcttctctatgaaaatgagtttttaaactgttctttaaTGTGTTGAGTGATTTGGAGAGTTTTACAGTGTCCAggagggagttccaaagcttTGGTAATGCGCTCTGAATTAGTGCTTAACAGACATCTGTGATGTGCGGGTAGAACCGTTTATATTATCAAACTGGCttaactaaaaataattgtcctTCCTCAAATAAGTGTTCATGAATTTCATGTAAACTCTGGTGTGACCCATACCCcccacgaaaaaaaaaatcaaagagtaatttataatataaaaataatgttaagtATACATATCagtttatttaaagtcacctggaagtggtattttttcaaaaaaaagcttttgtcaccaataaatgtgttttgatgaatgGAATGttaataaacagttaactaaggattttaaaaatcagttcttatgttatttacaaatttaagagtacaccccgacccgagagggcgcttttcgtgacgtcaatcgaagcAGACTTTGcatgtaatgcgtagagtaaacacaattgcaaagtacatgtacggaccaagtcgtgagtttgtacgtttcaaaaagaatttgtttttgtttttttctggcaatgccgaccaggtgtattgctgctgaatgcagaaaaacactttttgaaatgtaccaactcacggacgtacatgtactttgcacgtgtgtttactatacgcattgcaggcaaagtctgcctcgattgacgtcacaaaaggggtaggcggagtcagccccccaaacaactttatatattttttaaacatataaatcgtgacaaacaattacacaaaaaattgttttattgttcgtaagcatatactcttatgtttgaaagaaaacaagttctatttccaggtgacttcaAATGGTTATAACGAGCTGCTCATGCAGCCCAACCTACAGGTTGTGGTTTGCCAATCCAGGCCGTTTTTCCGGCAATACTGTTCGTTATACCAAGGTAGCTATTtagtttgtcattttttttcagaTGTGACGACCTCAAGTTGTTAAGGGCCCACTCATCGCGGTTGGACACGATTCAACCCAAACAGGCAACCTAACTAAGTATCCAACCCGACCAAACGTCATGCTGTGGGGGTACTTTAGTTCACATTGGTTGGTAGAGCTGCGCATTATTCTTGAGTACTACACGACTTTTCGGATGAGGAGATGTTTTGGCGGTACTCTAAGCactttacatgtatgttattttattacCGGTTTGGAACATTAACCAGCTTTTGAACCAACGGCCGACTTCTTGAATTCTTCAGGTAGccaagattattaaaaaaaaaaaaaaaaaaaaaaattatacgtGAGCCATTTATGAGCAATAGACGGCTTTGTCACATGTAGGGATTGTTCCACAAAACTTGCTTCAGTTTTACTTGGCCTACCGTGCTGTTGATCAGAGAGATCAATTGGATGTTGTAACACTGATTTTTCTAAAGCTTCTGATCGAGTCAAACAGAATTATTACAATATTCATCCTAATGTATAAACGTATCTAACTGGCAGAACACAGAATTGTTGATGTACCGGAGAAGAAGAAATGTGCCATCTAGTATTCCACATGGTTTAATCATAGGACCTTTCTTATTTACACTATTTGTTAACAAACTTCCTACGTTTACAGTATTATTTGTGCATGCTTATCTGGGTTTTTTCGTCCACATAGTTACTTATTCAATTTGTgttatgtttgtttaaattttcttttcaaagagTTTAAGTTTCATTGTAAATCGTTACATACACAGGAGCTGTATGaatattatgtttgtattttttccattttgttatCGGCAACTCGTCCGCTGTTAGTTTGTTCATAAATATTATTCGATATACAAATGATTAATTTGTGGACTCTACAAAAaagagcgccaccaagagtttaTTTAGGAAATTTTCACTATTGTACCGAATTGGGTGAAGTAATATTGTGAGGTCAGTGCACACATTCTGGATAGATTAACGACCAAAATTGGACTTTCGTTGTTTCGAATGTTATACTTAACGTTGACTAAACTTTACTACAGGTTAAGGTGGTAAATAGTTTTTTAATGTTGTCGCAGAATGTCTATAGCAACATACACCAACTAGAtaattgtatttccaccattcaaagtttcaaatcctactaaaagCTGGCTGTTGCTGGAAGCACACCAATCTGTCTAAATTCGTCCTTTAAGATTCGCAGTTTTCAAAATGCATGTTTGTTGGTACACACAAATCATTGCTACTAATGTTTGATGGTGGTTTTAGTCATGTGTTTTGATAGATTATGAAAACAATAGAAGTCTGTTATCGGTGTGTTTTGACAACATGTTAGTTTTAACCAAGAACAGGTGCAAATAATACATTTTCCCCCTAAGCGATACTATAGatgtttgaaggaaaacaatatattgaatcaatgaaatttgtcccttttgaagaaaaaaaacttcgtTGGAAAGCAAATTGGTTTACTTCAACCgaaccgtgtttttttttttttttttttttttttttcaagagctCGCTGCGAGCTTCAAATTAAAGGGGTTAATTGACCTTGTTTCACTTCTAAAGTACATCGGTGAGTTGTGTTGAAAAGTGAAGTTTAAGTCTCTAAAATGTGTTAAAGTAGATTTTGTCCCCCAGAGATATTGTCTATCACATTTGATAACATTTTGTCCGTTAGTGCCCTAGCCTtaacatctgacgtcataccTCGAGGTTCAAAGACATCGCCATGTACCACCCTGTCCTGATGTTGGAAGGTGTGCCTTCgctttacatgtacacatgtttaaggcagtggacactgttggtaattactcaaaacatttattagcagaaaacctttattgtaatggggagagaatgATAGTATAgatgattgtgagaaacggctccatctgaagtaatgtagttttcgagacagaagtaattttcagcgaatttgatttcgagacctcaagtttagaatttgaggaaaTCACTCgtctaaaaacacacaactacgtgtgacaaggtttttttttccatcaatatctcgcaactccgacgactgattgagcacaaggtttcacaggtttgttatatcaTGCATtcgttgaaatacaccaactgtgaagactggtatttgacaatattaccaatagtatcgAGTGTCATAAAAGTGATTCAAAAATTATGCGCACAATGCACGTAGACGGCCGAAAGTGAAAAATTATATTACCCATCGGCCCGACCATAACTCAAATATGGAAAACGTAAAATGTGGTTTATCCAATGAAAATTTTGTATCGAATGAAATCACTGGGCATGTAAGAACGGTGCCCGTTagtttctgtaaaaaaaaatgaaggacCTGAATACCAGCGCCTTCGTTTGAATGAATGATAGCCAACTTCAATTCACTAAATGGGGAACATGCATGCCGATAGACAAAATCCCCTGGCTATTATGTCTTTTTGCTCGATCCTGAAGGTCGCGTGAGGCTAAAACAAACAGCAACGACTTCGATCAAGACTACAAACAATCATGATCGTACCATGTCGTTCCTGCGAATTATACCATGTGCTAATAATCAATGGATAAGATTAACATTATCTGACGacctttttattgtttgaaaatctataaaaatgaaatgaatttctGGAGAATGTTACTGCTGACCGACTATTCAATTCAGCACTCGTCTCTACCAACACTGGCAGCAAGATGTTTACAGGCATATTTTGGTAAATTTACTGAACTAATCTGAGCGATGTGTGCAAAGACGATACGCTGGACGATTTAAATTTCTCTTTAAGGACACCTTTATTTTTAGGGAAAAATCCCATGACCCAGACCGCAGCTATGGGGTTTTGAACAATTCATAAAATCACTTAGACAATCTGAATGCCTCAAATTATATAGGCCCCCCTATATTGTCTTAGTTTTTAACTTTACCGCTGACACATTATAACTTTGGGCTGCCTTGTTAACAAAGGCGCGGCACCCACAGAGCGGGCTAGCGTGAAGGGATTACCGGGACCCTGGGACCCCTCTGGGGGTAACCAGCCATAGGCTTTGTTATGTAGCGATGATGCGCTGGGATGATTCTCGGAGTGGGGGCAGCGGCGATTTGAAACACGGTGTTGGAAGATCATCAAAGTACACGTATTTAAAGCTTTCTCTGATGTCACAAGTTACGTTTAATCAATGGACTATTCATCACCACTAAAACCCAGGTCGACATAAAAAAAGCACCTTTAACAGCCAGTATTTCCAAAGTGACTAACTACATTTTTTCCATGAAATTGAAGATTTCGCTGAAACgtatttttttagcaaaatttccGGAAATACTGATCAAATCTCAGCACATTTGAATAAGTGGAGTAATATGTTGCTATTGGCCCTCTACAAATCGTAGATATTATTATCCCATACTTGGCCGACCAACTTGGATAAAGGTATCTCACACGGCCCTCTACAAATCATGGATATTATTATTCCATGCCCTCTACAATATTCATGGACGAATTTCCTCATGGACAATATCCCATACTTGTCTGGTCATGTTGGATATTGTTATCTCGCTCGTTGTCTCTATCAATCAAACTTAATCATAGTTCAAAGGCAGTATGATGTCGAATTAGGACCTCAGAAACTAAATACAGTGTAGATTATGTTATCCACCTTTGACTGAGGGGCCCACTTAGTGGTAAGCATTGTCTGGGATTCCCATTCTtgaatcgattaaaaaaaaaaaaatcccattgaaaagcacagTGACAATGCTAATATGCAGGAAAGAAATCAGTTCGATAAAAAAAGGCTCTCTTAAGGCCGGTCACACATGCCccaataacgagaacgaaaacgagaacgataaaaatgcacgctcgcgattggttgaattgctccacgcagaatacgcccacgctcattcaaccaatcgagggcgtgcattttttaTCCTAATCGTTTTCCTTCTCGTTattggggcctgtgtgaccaggcctTTAGTCCATCACCATTGGCTACAAATGTCTCCATAGTATCACTCCTTTTTCTAACCTGCCCTTTTCCCATCGTTCTGTTTGCACgagtttgttttcagatgatacttaaaggaacacgttgccttggatcggacgagttggtctattaaaagcgtttgaaaccgtttgttatgaaatgcatatggttagaaagatgttttaaaagtagaatataatgatccacacaagtatcactcgcaACTGCACGGTTtcccttttacgtcgcgaactatgtgatagtgatagttcgcgacggtcggccatttatgggagtcaaatttttgactcccataaatggccgacagtgttagtcgacagggtaaaaagaaaaccacgcaaattcgaggcaaatttgtgtagatcattgtattctacgtttacaatatctttctaaccatatacattttataacaaacggttacagaacgattttcaaagaccaactcgaccgatccaaggcaacgtgttcctttaaacatgtcCTTCAGTAATTGAAAAGCTAACAAAGCCCGGTTCAAACTCTtgcaaatgcgaagcaaatgtTGTCGCAACATGGTTGTTTTTGAGCGAATGCTTCGCACGAGGTGAACGCAGTTCAACCCGATTTATTTGcgaaataattattgtgaaatCAACCTTCGTTTGCTTCGTTCTCGGTTGTTTCTGCATCTCCCTGGGTACGGGGTATTAGGCCCTTTGTGGCTTTAACACCCTCAAATACAACCATATCATTCAGCCAGGATGAAACAGAAGGGGAAATCCAGGAGACGAACGATCGAGGAGACGAACGAGAAACGCAAATCGTTACTGGTTGCGGTCTGGGCCCACTCCGGGACATAACGATGACGTCTGGTACAATCTATAATACTCCAGCTGGGGCGTTTTTACACATTATGCTTAATCCAGTTTATAGGACTTTGCCTCTTTTcgcatttaaataattttgttgttgttgtaatgaCAT
This region of Asterias rubens chromosome 18, eAstRub1.3, whole genome shotgun sequence genomic DNA includes:
- the LOC117302568 gene encoding chymotrypsin A-like codes for the protein MKGLLLALAVLIPNCLGSLIVGGHESVPHSRPYTVAIMYPEKDQFCGGTLIHPNWVVSSAQCSIGDGERDFVGLGYHSLQQHDGPNQQFIQGTWMVHEQFDFSLLDNDIALIHLDTPASLNSDVQAIGIASSEPKTGSKLLVSGWGNLDPSTWIPANELHEVVLYSKSHQECEDAYGVLPNGMFCASAAGGDACQGDTGGPIVSNFAADSHQAGVLLDGIVSWGRGCADDKHPGVYTKISNYCTWITVLIPSCLCSLIIGGHESVPHSRPYTAAVMFPNKDNLCGGTLVHPSWVVTSAQCSLGHGTKDYVGLGYHNILQHDSPKLQFIQGTWIVHDNFDKSTMESDIALIHLDTPASMSSDVQAINIASSEPKTGLKLLSTGWGSLHPVYWERPEELYEVVVFANSPEDCKKAYGSSVNDNMFCAGVQGGGKDSCRGDTGGPIVSNFAPDSHQDGVLLEGIISWGIGCAQDTHPGVYTKISNYCDWIDQKTSGEVKCV